In Candidatus Planktophila versatilis, the genomic window AAACATAGTTAAAACAATGGTGGAAAGGTTAAGTGTTGGGTTCAATCTCCTCTTCACAACAGAGTAGGTCTCAAGAAGTTGTGACAAACCTTCTAGCGCGTAGTACTCAGTTTGAATCGGGATGAGCAATTCTTTTGATCCAGCAAATGCGTTGATGGTAAGTAAACCTAGCGACGGTGGGCAATCAATAAAGATGTAATCATAATTTGCACTGATTTCATCGATAGCAGCCTTGAGTTGTAATTCGCGGGCAACCATGGAAACTAAATTGATTTCAGCATTGGCAAGTGATGTATTTGAAGGAAGGCAATCAAGTGCTGGAAAACCTGCCACTTTTTGAATGACCTCTGAAATTTGCACACTACCCATCAGCACTTCATAGACACCGGCAGATTGGCGGTGTTCCACCCCCAGGGCAGTTGAGGCATTTCCTTGTGGGTCTAGATCAATGACAAGTACTCGCAAGCCCCCCATAGAAAGGGCGGCTGCAATATTGACGGTGGTGGTGGTTTTGCCCACCCCGCCCTTCTGGTTTGCCACGGTGAAAATTCGGGTGGAGGCCGGCTTTGCCATCGCCTCTTTTAGCCGGCGGACCCCAACAACTTTAGGGAGTGTTTCACGTGAATCATCACCGGACATGAGCCAATCTAACCACTCCCGGAGCTGCGGCTAGCTCGACTAGCTTGGTTTGCGCAGTTCGACGATGCGCCCAAGTCCTATACCTTCAAGTT contains:
- a CDS encoding ParA family protein, producing the protein MSGDDSRETLPKVVGVRRLKEAMAKPASTRIFTVANQKGGVGKTTTTVNIAAALSMGGLRVLVIDLDPQGNASTALGVEHRQSAGVYEVLMGSVQISEVIQKVAGFPALDCLPSNTSLANAEINLVSMVARELQLKAAIDEISANYDYIFIDCPPSLGLLTINAFAGSKELLIPIQTEYYALEGLSQLLETYSVVKRRLNPTLNLSTIVLTMFDGRTRLSNDVAANVRSHFPNELIDIPIPRAVRVSEAPSYNQTVMTYDPLSPGAIAYMQVAREIAERGKAKDDVVFDSNVVSINYKGGIA